In Onychostoma macrolepis isolate SWU-2019 chromosome 06, ASM1243209v1, whole genome shotgun sequence, one DNA window encodes the following:
- the LOC131542817 gene encoding ankyrin repeat and SAM domain-containing protein 1A-like isoform X1, which yields MSNPAPDAQARPDQTESDGSSEPSPQALRKPPGHLKLAHSLSKSDSDLLASPHCEDDGPLGGRSESLSNCVAERKEMEQMPSFASEWDEVRADELQIKEQRRENMRLPLVRDKPEQTR from the coding sequence ATGTCCAATCCCGCACCAGACGCTCAGGCCCGTCCGGACCAGACTGAGAGCGATGGGTCGTCTGAACCGTCACCCCAGGCTTTGAGGAAGCCACCTGGGCATCTAAAGTTGGCACACAGCCTTTCTAAATCAGACTCCGACCTGCTGGCTTCCCCTCATTGTGAGGACGACGGGCCTCTTGGTGGCCGGAGCGAATCCTTGTCCAACTGTGTTGCTGAGAGGAAGGAAATGGAGCAGATGCCCTCGTTTGCCTCCGAATGGGACGAGGTAAGAGCTGACGAGCTACAGATTAAAGAGCAGAGGAGGGAGAACATGAGACTTCCTCTCGTGAGGGACAAACCAGAGCAGACACGTTAA
- the LOC131542817 gene encoding ankyrin repeat and SAM domain-containing protein 1A-like isoform X2, translating into MSNPAPDAQARPDQTESDGSSEPSPQALRKPPGHLKLAHSLSKSDSDLLASPHCEDDGPLGGRSESLSNCVAERKEMEQMPSFASEWDEVVGGKGTLAVRTVEREERES; encoded by the exons ATGTCCAATCCCGCACCAGACGCTCAGGCCCGTCCGGACCAGACTGAGAGCGATGGGTCGTCTGAACCGTCACCCCAGGCTTTGAGGAAGCCACCTGGGCATCTAAAGTTGGCACACAGCCTTTCTAAATCAGACTCCGACCTGCTGGCTTCCCCTCATTGTGAGGACGACGGGCCTCTTGGTGGCCGGAGCGAATCCTTGTCCAACTGTGTTGCTGAGAGGAAGGAAATGGAGCAGATGCCCTCGTTTGCCTCCGAATGGGACGAG GTCGTGGGTGGGAAAGGAACTCTGGCAGTGCGTACGGTTGAGAGAGAAGAGAGGGAGTCTTGA